The nucleotide sequence TGCAGTGGATAGTTCTCACTGTCTTCCCATACCAGATGGAATTAGTTTAACAGATGCTGCTGCCATTCCTGAAACTGTTTTTACTGTTTGGTTCAACGTATTTCATTTGGGAAAACTTCAATCCAATGAAAAATTATTAATACACGGCGGCACGAGTGGCATTGGCACCATGGGTTTGCAAATGGCGAAAGCGTGGGGTTGCAAAATATACACCACCGCCGGAAGTGATAAAAAGATTGACTTCCTAACTAAAATGAATCTCGGAACGGCTATCAATTACAAAAAAGAAGCTTTTGAAGAAATTTTTAAAGAAGAGAAAATAGATGTTATTTTAGATATGGTTGGTGGAGATTATACGCAAAAGAATCTCGACATTCTTAATCATAAAGGTCGTCTGATTTATATCAACGGAATGAAGTATACGAACGTTACTATTAATCTGCGCAGCATTATGAGTAAGAATCTCATTTTGACTGGAAGTTTCCTAAAGCCACAATCTGCCGAAGTAAAAACTCAGATTGCGAAAGACGTAGAAAAAAACATCTGGCCCTTATTTCATTCGAAACAAAT is from Bacteroidia bacterium and encodes:
- a CDS encoding NAD(P)H-quinone oxidoreductase → MKAIHITKSGGPEVLQLQETPKPKPEKNQVLIKVKAAGVNRSDVITRQNMDTYGKISTGTLIPGLEVSGEIIEIGDEVRDKKIGDNVCALIASGGYAEYVAVDSSHCLPIPDGISLTDAAAIPETVFTVWFNVFHLGKLQSNEKLLIHGGTSGIGTMGLQMAKAWGCKIYTTAGSDKKIDFLTKMNLGTAINYKKEAFEEIFKEEKIDVILDMVGGDYTQKNLDILNHKGRLIYINGMKYTNVTINLRSIMSKNLILTGSFLKPQSAEVKTQIAKDVEKNIWPLFHSKQIHPIIYKTFPLEDAAEAHRLMESSDHIGKILLTLD